In Deinococcus maricopensis DSM 21211, one genomic interval encodes:
- a CDS encoding branched-chain amino acid aminotransferase, protein MDAQPLDWQNLGFNYIKTDLRYLSHWRDGAWDDGTLTEDNQLHISEGSTALHYGQQCFEGLKAYRAQDGSISLFRPDQNAARMQRSCARLLMPAVPTDKFIEACRQVVLANERFVPPYGTGGALYLRPYVIGVGDNIGVRSASEFIFGVFCIPVGAYFKGGLTPTNFMVSSYDRAAPNGTGAAKVGGNYAASLLANHEAKARHFADCIYLDPATHTKIEEVGAANFFAITRDGRRFVTPKSPSILESITKYSLLDIARDRLGLDVEEGDVYIDQLDQYSEAGACGTAAVITPIGGIQHGDHYHVFYSETDVGPVTRALYDELIGIQFGDRPAPDGWLVKVK, encoded by the coding sequence GTGGACGCACAACCGCTCGACTGGCAGAACCTCGGCTTCAACTACATCAAAACGGACCTGCGCTACCTCTCGCACTGGCGGGACGGCGCATGGGACGACGGCACCCTCACCGAAGACAACCAGCTGCACATCAGCGAAGGCAGCACCGCCCTGCACTACGGCCAGCAGTGCTTCGAAGGCCTCAAGGCGTACCGCGCGCAGGACGGCTCCATCAGCCTCTTCCGCCCCGACCAGAACGCCGCGCGCATGCAGCGCTCCTGCGCGCGCCTCCTGATGCCCGCCGTCCCCACCGACAAGTTCATCGAGGCGTGCCGTCAGGTCGTCCTCGCCAACGAACGCTTCGTGCCCCCCTACGGCACGGGCGGCGCGCTGTACCTGCGCCCCTACGTCATCGGCGTCGGCGACAACATCGGCGTGCGCAGCGCCTCCGAATTCATCTTCGGCGTGTTCTGCATCCCGGTCGGCGCGTACTTCAAGGGCGGCCTCACCCCCACGAACTTCATGGTGTCCAGCTACGACCGCGCTGCCCCCAACGGCACCGGCGCCGCCAAGGTCGGCGGGAACTACGCCGCCAGCCTCCTCGCCAACCACGAAGCCAAGGCGCGGCACTTCGCGGACTGCATCTACCTCGACCCGGCCACGCACACCAAGATCGAGGAGGTCGGCGCCGCGAACTTCTTCGCCATCACCCGCGACGGCCGCCGCTTCGTGACGCCCAAATCCCCGTCCATCCTCGAAAGCATCACCAAGTACTCCCTGCTCGACATTGCCCGCGACCGCCTCGGCCTGGACGTCGAGGAAGGCGACGTGTACATTGACCAGCTCGACCAGTACAGCGAAGCGGGCGCGTGCGGCACCGCCGCCGTCATCACGCCCATCGGCGGCATTCAGCACGGTGACCACTACCACGTCTTCTACAGCGAAACGGACGTCGGCCCGGTCACGCGCGCTCTGTACGACGAACTCATCGGCATTCAGTTCGGTGACCGCCCCGCCCCCGACGGCTGGCTCGTCAAGGTGAAATGA